From a region of the Danaus plexippus chromosome 8, MEX_DaPlex, whole genome shotgun sequence genome:
- the LOC133318858 gene encoding uncharacterized protein LOC133318858, which yields MVAVENEDFIANVNRKEMRKIEFDLLRRRERELQQEKNSLHIELSKLRSSYENLQELLACVQSEDQLEKSLHNKYEGARALRDSLGAISVRLLAAAEYLKAALRHLDVALPAWKLASMGKSGIERTSSCSDACSCLTRARCDERCARRVLAAYSAPRASREMRLALDYAFTDTIHDHRYKKTTEIFHQFKDALVQFLNNIHQVLLNSIENLEDAEKNLTEYRNQLRSHRAKAILKMGLAELSYDPVNLKSLKKRNKMLKET from the exons ATGGTAGCAGTTGAAAATGAAGATTTCATTGCTAATGTTAACAGAAAG gAGATGCGAAAAATCGAATTTGATTTGCTGCGAAGACGTGAGAGGGAGCttcaacaagaaaaaaattcacttCATATTGAACTGTCTAAACTACGTTCTTCATATGAAAACCTCCAGGAGTTATTAG CATGTGTTCAAAGCGAAGATCAATTGGAAAAATCTTTGCATAATAAATACGAGGGGGCACGAGCTCTCCGCGACTCGCTCGGCGCAATAAGCGTAAGATTGCTGGCAGCGGCAGAATACCTCAAAGCAGCGCTTCGGCATCTAGACGTTGCCCTTCCAGCCTGGAAACTTGCTTCAATGGGCAA AAGTGGTATAGAGCGTACTTCTTCATGTTCTGACGCGTGCTCATGCCTTACCCGCGCGCGTTGTGACGAGAGATGCGCGCGCCGCGTGCTCGCCGCTTACTCAGCGCCTCGTGCCTCCCGCGAAATGCGACTAGCTCTAGACTATGCCTTCACGGACACTATACATGATCATAG ATACAAAAAGACAACTGAAATATTTCATCAATTTAAAGATGCTCTCGTGCAGTTCCTCAATAATATACATCAG GTTCTTCTCAACAGTATTGAGAATCTGGAAGATGCTGAGAAAAATTTAACGGAATATAGAAATCAATTAAGATCGCACAGAGCTAAAGCAATCTTAAAAATGGGTTTAGCTGAATTATCCTATGAtccagtaaatttaaaatcgttgaaaaaacgtaataaaatgttaaaggaAACGTAA